Proteins found in one Streptococcus mitis genomic segment:
- a CDS encoding LacI family DNA-binding transcriptional regulator: MTKKVTINDIASFVGVSKATISYYLNGNMRKMSLETREKIRLAIEETGYQPNKMAQSLVTRDTKTIGVVIADITNPFISSVIKGIHDTCKKYDYTVNFTNSDNDQLIEQENIERLQQQNVSGIILDTVDANSPLIHKLSKKRTVLVDRQSREVTLDTVVSNNRDSTKAFLAEMKKAGYEDIYFVTFPIEGISTREMRYQGFKEEVSAAPEKLLVLGQDGTAQKILQLIEQRKEKIAFFTMNGPALLDFMKILNKTDYSYPRDFGLGSYEDLEWMEVLNPNVSCIRQDSYKIGQVAAEHLIKKLRGDLAAEPTQLLVVPSFTVLRSSF, translated from the coding sequence ATGACAAAAAAAGTAACAATCAATGATATTGCTAGCTTTGTTGGGGTGTCCAAGGCGACGATTTCTTATTACTTAAATGGAAATATGCGGAAAATGTCTTTGGAGACGAGGGAGAAAATCCGGCTGGCCATTGAAGAAACTGGTTATCAACCTAACAAAATGGCGCAAAGTTTGGTGACCAGAGACACCAAGACGATTGGCGTTGTGATTGCGGATATCACCAATCCCTTCATTTCCTCAGTTATCAAAGGAATTCATGATACTTGCAAGAAATACGACTACACGGTTAACTTTACCAATTCAGACAATGACCAGCTGATTGAGCAGGAAAATATCGAGCGGCTTCAGCAGCAGAATGTATCAGGGATTATTCTCGATACAGTGGATGCCAATTCGCCCCTGATTCACAAGCTGAGTAAGAAGCGGACAGTTCTAGTGGACAGGCAATCGAGAGAAGTGACGCTGGACACGGTTGTATCTAATAATCGTGACTCGACCAAGGCTTTTCTGGCAGAAATGAAGAAGGCAGGCTATGAAGACATTTACTTTGTCACCTTTCCGATTGAGGGGATTTCGACGCGGGAAATGCGTTATCAGGGCTTTAAAGAAGAGGTTTCGGCTGCCCCAGAGAAACTTTTGGTTTTGGGACAAGACGGGACAGCTCAGAAAATTCTTCAGTTGATTGAGCAAAGGAAAGAAAAAATCGCTTTTTTCACTATGAACGGCCCAGCCCTGCTTGATTTTATGAAAATCTTGAACAAGACCGATTACAGCTATCCCCGTGATTTTGGTCTGGGTTCCTACGAGGATTTGGAATGGATGGAGGTTTTAAATCCGAATGTGTCCTGTATTCGCCAAGATTCTTATAAAATTGGTCAAGTGGCAGCAGAGCATCTAATCAAAAAATTAAGAGGAGATCTAGCGGCGGAACCTACTCAACTCCTTGTCGTTCCTAGCTTTACAGTTCTTAGAAGCTCTTTTTAG
- a CDS encoding 2-hydroxyacid dehydrogenase family protein: protein MPKKKVLVTGIVPKEGLDKLMEKYDVTYSDGEPFSRDYVLEHLPEYDAWLLMGQKGDKEMIDAGKNLQIISLNAVGFDHVDIEYAKQKGIVVSNSPQAVRVPTAEMTFALLLAATKRLAFYDKIVRTGNWIDPSERRYQGLTLEGATLGIYGMGRIGSTVAGFAKAFGMKVLYHDLYRLPEEREKELGVSYVEFDDLVEKADVITIHAPSLPSTHHKFNKEVFKKMKNRSYLINAARGPIVSEEDLIEALKTGEIAGAGLDVFEFEPEVSEELRALDNVIMAPHAGTGTIEGRRTLAAEAAANILSFFEGNPVNVVNK from the coding sequence ATGCCTAAGAAGAAAGTTCTTGTGACGGGAATTGTGCCTAAGGAAGGCTTGGACAAGCTAATGGAAAAGTACGATGTGACCTACTCAGATGGGGAGCCGTTTTCACGCGACTATGTGCTGGAACACTTGCCTGAGTACGACGCTTGGCTCTTAATGGGGCAAAAAGGGGACAAGGAAATGATCGATGCGGGGAAAAACTTGCAAATCATCTCTCTTAATGCGGTTGGTTTTGACCATGTGGACATCGAATACGCCAAACAAAAAGGGATTGTGGTCTCCAATTCGCCGCAAGCCGTGCGGGTACCGACAGCTGAAATGACTTTTGCCCTTCTCTTAGCCGCTACCAAACGTTTAGCCTTCTATGACAAGATTGTCCGTACAGGAAACTGGATTGACCCGAGCGAAAGACGCTATCAAGGGCTGACACTTGAGGGCGCAACGCTTGGTATCTACGGTATGGGGCGTATTGGTTCAACTGTGGCTGGCTTCGCCAAGGCTTTTGGGATGAAAGTGCTCTATCACGACCTCTATCGATTGCCAGAGGAGAGGGAAAAAGAATTGGGCGTTAGCTATGTGGAATTTGATGATTTGGTTGAGAAGGCTGATGTCATTACCATTCATGCTCCCTCTTTACCGTCAACTCACCACAAATTTAACAAAGAAGTGTTCAAGAAAATGAAGAACAGAAGCTATCTAATCAATGCAGCGCGTGGTCCGATTGTGTCTGAAGAAGACTTGATTGAAGCGCTTAAAACTGGAGAGATAGCGGGAGCTGGTTTGGATGTCTTTGAGTTTGAGCCAGAAGTTTCTGAAGAGCTTCGCGCTTTGGACAATGTTATCATGGCGCCGCATGCAGGAACGGGAACGATTGAAGGTCGCCGTACCTTGGCAGCAGAAGCTGCAGCGAATATTCTTTCCTTCTTCGAAGGGAACCCTGTTAATGTCGTAAACAAATAA
- a CDS encoding PTS galactitol transporter subunit IIC, with amino-acid sequence MLEALQKFFDVFGAAIVVPVMIFIVSLFLKVSPKRAFFSALRAGVGLTGFGWVISAFTPLVTKYIQQMVDTAGLNLPIVDIGWQTGSLTAFSSSIGLSFFVFGLLIELLLFLFGITRVFVPSNLWNNFGYMIWGTMAYAATGNFTLSFAFMVFVLLYSLIMSEVVAERWSEYYRVKNATINSIHNIETLIPALVLDPLWNLIGINKVKLNPESLKTKLGIFGEPMTLGFLLGMIIGILGSLKNLASLEAWGGILGFAMSLAAVMTIFPLITGVFASAFGPLAEAVEKNKKKESEEEDGLADKKRWFIAVDDGVGFGEPATIIAGLILVPIMVLISLILPGNRALPVVDLIAIPFMIEAMIAVSKGNILKAILNGIVWFSLGLYAASALGPIYTEAVQQYGSVLPAGVVLIMSFNLLAHPLTALVFFAWISGNPLWIGVTIAVYLVSLFFLRTKRESIYAYLRKMADKNSGFEGSKEKIIISED; translated from the coding sequence ATGCTAGAAGCCTTACAAAAATTTTTCGATGTTTTTGGTGCAGCAATCGTTGTGCCAGTAATGATTTTTATTGTTAGTCTGTTCTTGAAAGTCAGTCCCAAGCGCGCTTTTTTCAGTGCCCTGCGCGCGGGGGTTGGTTTGACAGGATTTGGCTGGGTCATCTCTGCTTTTACTCCGCTGGTAACCAAGTACATCCAGCAAATGGTTGACACGGCAGGGCTCAATTTGCCTATCGTTGACATCGGTTGGCAAACGGGTTCTCTGACTGCCTTCTCTTCTTCAATCGGTCTGTCCTTCTTCGTTTTTGGTCTACTGATTGAGTTGCTTCTTTTCCTTTTTGGGATTACGCGGGTCTTTGTACCGTCCAATCTCTGGAATAACTTCGGCTACATGATTTGGGGAACCATGGCTTATGCGGCAACAGGAAACTTTACCCTCTCCTTTGCTTTCATGGTCTTTGTCCTTCTTTACTCACTGATTATGTCAGAAGTGGTAGCAGAGCGCTGGTCAGAATACTACAGAGTCAAAAATGCAACAATCAACTCTATTCACAATATCGAAACCTTGATTCCAGCCTTAGTATTGGATCCGCTGTGGAATCTTATTGGTATCAACAAGGTCAAACTCAATCCAGAATCGCTGAAAACCAAGCTGGGAATTTTCGGAGAACCTATGACTCTCGGTTTCTTGCTGGGGATGATTATCGGGATTCTAGGTAGCTTGAAAAATCTGGCGAGTTTGGAAGCCTGGGGTGGAATTCTAGGTTTTGCGATGTCACTTGCAGCCGTTATGACCATTTTCCCCTTGATTACAGGCGTATTTGCAAGCGCTTTCGGACCTCTGGCTGAAGCGGTCGAAAAGAACAAGAAAAAAGAAAGCGAAGAAGAAGACGGACTGGCAGACAAGAAACGCTGGTTTATCGCAGTGGATGACGGAGTTGGTTTTGGTGAACCTGCCACTATCATTGCAGGGCTCATTCTGGTACCAATCATGGTCTTGATTTCCTTGATTTTGCCGGGCAACCGCGCGCTTCCGGTCGTTGACTTGATTGCTATTCCCTTTATGATTGAAGCCATGATTGCCGTATCAAAAGGAAATATCCTCAAGGCGATTCTAAACGGAATCGTTTGGTTTTCACTAGGACTTTATGCGGCCAGCGCCCTCGGTCCAATTTATACGGAAGCTGTGCAGCAATATGGATCGGTCTTGCCAGCAGGAGTGGTCTTGATTATGAGTTTCAATCTTTTGGCCCACCCTTTGACGGCTCTCGTCTTCTTTGCTTGGATTTCGGGCAATCCGCTTTGGATTGGCGTGACGATTGCTGTTTACCTAGTATCTCTTTTCTTCCTACGGACAAAACGCGAGTCTATCTATGCTTATTTGCGGAAAATGGCAGATAAAAATAGTGGCTTTGAAGGAAGTAAAGAAAAGATTATAATTAGCGAAGACTAA
- a CDS encoding amidohydrolase family protein, whose product MKKIDGHAHILNTIAGFNGKGRLNALGDGYAIWDDGELIKLIPDGYGDKDFTAEAFLKYMDANDIEKAVILQGHLNGYQNYYTHLAIKRYPDRFTGAFSVDPFAENAMQIVRRHVEELGFRALKFEISQGGGIHGYRGQKTPFRLDSDPHVSLILSYLLDYPGFVITVDYGNFDQISHQPDAIANLARLHPSLDFVVCHLSFPHADTPNRLRAELSMWKDLPNIYTDISAIQDIDRPDTFPFPKSEKNVRIAKEVLGAKRIIWGTDSPWSATFNTYEELATWLEHVDIFTLEELEDVLYNNAERVYFKPSAVQANREAVDAATKELGLY is encoded by the coding sequence ATGAAGAAAATTGACGGACATGCACATATTTTAAATACTATTGCTGGTTTTAATGGCAAGGGCAGACTGAATGCTCTGGGCGATGGCTATGCCATTTGGGACGACGGCGAATTGATTAAGCTCATTCCAGATGGCTATGGCGACAAGGACTTTACAGCAGAGGCTTTCTTGAAGTACATGGATGCCAATGATATTGAGAAAGCGGTGATTTTGCAAGGCCACTTGAATGGCTATCAAAACTACTATACTCATCTGGCGATTAAGCGCTACCCAGACCGCTTTACAGGCGCATTTTCGGTGGATCCATTTGCTGAAAATGCCATGCAGATTGTTCGCCGTCATGTAGAAGAGCTGGGCTTTAGAGCACTCAAATTTGAAATCAGCCAAGGTGGTGGTATTCACGGCTATCGTGGACAAAAGACGCCTTTCCGCTTGGACAGTGACCCGCATGTCAGCTTGATTTTGAGCTACTTGCTGGATTATCCAGGCTTCGTTATCACTGTGGACTATGGCAACTTTGACCAAATCAGCCACCAGCCGGATGCTATTGCCAATCTTGCTCGTTTGCATCCAAGCCTTGACTTTGTTGTTTGCCATTTGTCATTCCCGCATGCGGATACACCAAATCGTCTGCGGGCGGAACTCAGCATGTGGAAAGATTTACCAAATATCTACACAGATATTTCTGCTATCCAAGATATTGACCGTCCAGATACTTTCCCATTCCCTAAATCTGAAAAGAATGTTCGGATTGCTAAGGAAGTGCTGGGAGCGAAGCGCATCATCTGGGGCACAGATTCGCCTTGGTCAGCTACTTTTAACACTTATGAAGAGTTGGCAACTTGGCTGGAGCACGTGGATATTTTCACGCTAGAAGAGCTAGAAGATGTCCTCTACAATAATGCAGAGCGCGTTTACTTTAAGCCGTCGGCTGTTCAAGCAAACCGTGAAGCGGTTGATGCAGCGACTAAGGAATTAGGCTTGTATTAA
- a CDS encoding FGGY-family carbohydrate kinase: MKYFLSIDYGGTNTKAIVFDEEGRQLGQSAFSTKKIEEKAGYREVDLKETWQGICQAMRQAVKNAQLKAEDISALACIGHGKGLYLLDKNGQEFTRGILSTDERAVELAQEFEERLDEIWDLTHQHVVAVQNPVLLRWLKEYEPEIYQNIGAILSAKDYVRFKLTGRIQQEMGDASGNHWINFQTGTYDKRITAFFGIEEIYELLAPQVDYAELVGGLSQEAAAATGLLAGTPVIGGLFDIDACAIGSGVLDASTFSVISGTWNINTYPSKTAVSQDSGLMHSYFPNRDFLIEAGSPTSAGNLDAMIKMLMMEEIQNLKDSNSSIYDVLEVFLQETDASYSKILFFPFLYGSNISRAAEACFFGLTTQSSKSEMIRAVYEGIVYAHKQHIDDLLATIEQRPRALRLSGGATNSPSWMQMFADILNIPVETVEASELGGLGGAIACLQAVEDLSLEEAVEKMVRVKERFEPQAKEHEIYQRKYRVYQSLLAAMEPAWAELCQLRTTLE; the protein is encoded by the coding sequence ATGAAATATTTTTTAAGTATCGATTATGGGGGCACTAATACCAAGGCAATCGTATTTGATGAAGAAGGGCGACAATTAGGGCAGTCTGCTTTTAGTACCAAGAAGATTGAGGAAAAAGCAGGCTATCGCGAAGTGGATTTGAAAGAGACCTGGCAGGGGATTTGTCAGGCTATGAGGCAAGCTGTCAAAAATGCCCAGCTTAAGGCAGAAGACATCAGCGCTCTTGCCTGTATTGGTCATGGGAAAGGCCTCTATCTGCTGGATAAAAACGGTCAGGAATTTACGCGCGGTATCTTGTCTACAGATGAGCGAGCGGTCGAGCTGGCTCAAGAATTTGAGGAGCGGCTAGACGAAATCTGGGACTTGACGCACCAGCATGTTGTTGCCGTGCAAAATCCCGTTTTGCTTCGCTGGCTCAAAGAATATGAACCAGAGATTTACCAGAATATTGGGGCAATTCTGTCGGCCAAGGACTATGTCCGTTTCAAGCTGACTGGGCGTATTCAGCAAGAGATGGGAGATGCTTCAGGAAATCACTGGATTAACTTCCAGACGGGCACTTACGACAAAAGAATTACGGCTTTCTTTGGTATTGAAGAAATATACGAGCTTTTGGCGCCTCAAGTGGACTATGCAGAGCTTGTTGGTGGCTTGAGCCAAGAAGCTGCCGCAGCAACGGGACTTCTTGCAGGAACGCCTGTGATTGGTGGGCTCTTTGATATTGATGCTTGCGCAATCGGCTCTGGCGTCTTAGACGCCAGCACTTTTAGCGTGATTTCAGGCACTTGGAATATCAATACTTATCCCAGCAAGACGGCAGTCAGCCAAGATAGCGGCTTGATGCACTCTTATTTTCCCAATCGCGATTTTTTGATAGAGGCAGGCAGCCCAACTTCAGCGGGCAATTTGGATGCTATGATAAAAATGCTGATGATGGAGGAAATCCAAAATCTCAAGGATTCGAATTCCTCTATTTACGATGTACTGGAAGTGTTTTTGCAGGAGACGGACGCTTCTTACAGCAAGATTCTCTTTTTCCCTTTTCTTTATGGCAGCAATATCAGCAGAGCTGCTGAGGCTTGTTTCTTTGGTCTGACAACCCAGTCCAGCAAGTCAGAGATGATTCGGGCGGTTTATGAGGGGATTGTCTATGCGCACAAGCAGCATATCGATGATTTGCTAGCGACGATTGAGCAAAGACCGCGCGCTTTGCGCTTGTCAGGCGGTGCGACAAATTCGCCATCTTGGATGCAGATGTTCGCTGATATTTTAAATATCCCAGTAGAGACGGTTGAAGCGTCAGAATTGGGTGGTCTGGGTGGCGCCATTGCTTGCTTGCAAGCGGTGGAAGATTTGAGCCTAGAAGAAGCTGTCGAAAAAATGGTTCGGGTCAAGGAGCGCTTTGAGCCTCAGGCTAAGGAACATGAGATTTATCAAAGGAAATATCGCGTTTACCAAAGTTTGCTTGCAGCCATGGAGCCTGCTTGGGCAGAGCTTTGTCAGCTACGGACGACATTAGAATAG
- a CDS encoding sugar phosphate isomerase/epimerase family protein has product MKIKREELIINTIAFKEELDRGVKQEDLLESVKNLGLSRVEIRREFLRDIDIELKNIRKKADLLGLSLFYSVNEDFVIGDRVNPKLKTLRQEAELLGAPFIKLNTGDASQISVASLAELAPSFQSSVGLKLENNQDPLYASIKNCRLMMNKVIAADLPIAFVFDLGNWAWLGEDIEQAFASLAEVTDYLHCKNYRHVNGQVEIASLFEGELDAPSLMKRFSHVRYLALEYPTSLENLEADIARLLEK; this is encoded by the coding sequence ATGAAAATAAAGCGAGAAGAATTGATTATCAACACGATTGCTTTTAAGGAAGAATTAGACAGGGGAGTCAAGCAAGAAGATTTGCTAGAAAGCGTCAAAAATCTAGGGCTTTCAAGGGTTGAAATTCGGCGAGAGTTTTTAAGGGATATTGATATAGAGTTAAAAAACATCAGAAAAAAAGCTGATCTGCTAGGGCTGTCGCTCTTTTACAGTGTCAATGAGGATTTTGTCATAGGAGATAGGGTCAATCCGAAACTTAAGACTTTGCGGCAGGAAGCAGAGCTCTTGGGCGCTCCCTTTATCAAATTAAACACGGGTGATGCCAGTCAGATTTCAGTAGCTTCTTTGGCAGAGTTGGCGCCTAGTTTTCAATCATCTGTCGGACTTAAGCTGGAAAATAACCAAGACCCTCTTTATGCCAGTATCAAGAATTGCCGTTTGATGATGAACAAGGTCATCGCAGCAGACCTGCCTATTGCTTTCGTTTTTGACCTTGGCAACTGGGCTTGGCTTGGAGAAGATATAGAGCAGGCTTTTGCTAGCTTGGCAGAAGTTACCGATTACCTCCATTGCAAAAATTACCGTCATGTAAATGGTCAAGTGGAGATTGCTAGTTTATTTGAAGGTGAGTTAGATGCTCCTAGCCTCATGAAGCGCTTTAGCCATGTGCGCTATCTTGCCCTAGAATATCCGACTTCCTTGGAAAACTTAGAAGCAGACATCGCGCGGCTGCTGGAAAAATAA
- a CDS encoding DapH/DapD/GlmU-related protein, which translates to MKIGDNVWLGAGVHVNQGVTIGDNSVN; encoded by the coding sequence ATTAAGATTGGCGACAATGTCTGGCTAGGTGCTGGAGTTCATGTCAATCAAGGTGTGACGATTGGAGACAATAGTGTCAACTGA